One genomic window of Arvicanthis niloticus isolate mArvNil1 chromosome 24, mArvNil1.pat.X, whole genome shotgun sequence includes the following:
- the LOC143437706 gene encoding 2'-5'-oligoadenylate synthase 1A-like → MGHGLSSISASELDKFIEDHLLPDTTFGADVKLAINIVCDFLKERCFRGAAHPVRVSKVVKGGSSGKGTTLKGKSDADLVVFLNNLTSFEDQLNRRGEFIREIKKRLYEVQRERHFGVKFEVQSSWWPNARSLSFKLSAPHLHQEVEFDVLPAFDVLGHVSIYSKPDPQIYANLIRKCLYLQKEGEFSTCFTELQRNFLKQCPPKVKSLIRLVKHWYQLCKEKLGKPLPPQYALELLTVYVWERGSGFVYFDTAQGFRTVLELVTKYKQLRIYWTMYYDFEHEDVSSYLHRQLRGNRPVILDPADPTGNIAGSNSEGWRRLAGEAATWLRYPCFKNKDGSSVCPWDVPTEVDVPNQENHSFRNFYQFFLFLSLFIFWRAFSI, encoded by the exons ATGGGGCACGGACTCAGCAGTATCTCAGCCTCGGAGCTGGACAAGTTCATAGAGGATCACCTCCTTCCGGACACCACCTTTGGTGCCGATGTCAAATTAGCCATCAATATCGTGTGTGATTTCCTGAAGGAGAGATGCTTCCGAGGTGCTGCCCACCCAGTGAGGGTCTCCAAAGTGGTGAAG GGTGGCTCCTCAGGCAAAGGCACCACACTCAAGGGAAAGTCAGATGCTGACCTGGTGGTATTCCTTAACAATCTCACCAGCTTTGAGGATCAGTTAAACCGTCGGGGAGAGTTCATCAGGGAGATTAAGAAACGGCTGTATGAGGTCCAGCGTGAGAGACATTTTGGAGTCAAGTTTGAGGTTCAGAGTTCATGGTGGCCCAACGCCCGGTCTCTGAGCTTCAAGCTGAGTGCCCCTCACCTTCATCAAGAGGTGGAGTTTGATGTGCTTCCAGCCTTTGATGTCCTGG GCCATGTTAGCATCTACAGCAAGCCTGACCCCCAAATCTATGCCAATCTCATCAGAAAGTGCCTCTACCTGCAGAAGGAAGGCGAGTTCTCTACCTGCTTCACGGAGCTCCAGCGGAACTTCCTGAAGCAGTGCCCACCCAAGGTGAAGAGTCTCATCCGCCTGGTCAAACACTGGTACCAACTG tgtAAGGAGAAGCTGGGGAAGCCGCTGCCCCCACAGTACGCCCTGGAGCTGCTCACAGTCTATGTCTGGGAACGCGGGAgtggatttgtttattttgacaCAGCCCAGGGCTTCAGAACTGTCTTAGAACTGGTCACTAAGTACAAACAGCTTCGAATCTACTGGACAATGTACTATGACTTTGAACATGAGGATGTCTCCAGCTACCTGCACAGACAGCTCAGAGGAAACAG GCCTGTGATCCTGGACCCGGCTGACCCAACAGGAAACATTGCAGGTTCGAACTCAGAGGGCTGGCGACGACTAGCAGGAGAGGCTGCCACCTGGCTTCGGTACCCATGCTTTAAGAACAAGGACGGTTCCTCAGTGTGCCCCTGGGATGTGCCG ACGGAGGTTGATGTGCCCAACCAGGAGAATCACAGTTTTCGTAATTTctatcaattttttttgtttttgtctctttttatattttggaggGCTTTTTCtatatag